The Acanthochromis polyacanthus isolate Apoly-LR-REF ecotype Palm Island chromosome 2, KAUST_Apoly_ChrSc, whole genome shotgun sequence genome contains a region encoding:
- the si:ch73-167i17.6 gene encoding regulator of G-protein signaling 9-binding protein, protein MGKEECKTMLDALNKVTACYRHLVIALGSTSDSQNLREELKRTRKKAQELAVANRTKLTALLKDKTISKDDRAEYERLWVLFSSSMELLEVDMKRSLEIGQDFPLKVPTRHLIQTGMTGSTTTVAARAMSVQNMKYEADSNIDTADLRDLQTEISQVSQMMEEMEMKVQVAPWAVEAKQEAGAELKSNMSVGNSSVGVISICEEEPKEEEGGGGSSKGFASICAVIVFFIIVFAALILGYLVINMS, encoded by the coding sequence ATGGGGAAAGAGGAGTGCAAAACAATGCTGGACGCTTTGAACAAAGTGACCGCCTGCTACAGACATTTGGTCATCGCTCTGGGAAGCACCTCGGACTCGCAGAACCTCCGAGAGGAGCTGAAGAGAACCCGCAAAAAGGCCCAGGAGCTGGCCGTGGCCAACAGGACTAAACTGACCGCTTTGCTCAAAGACAAGACCATCAGCAAGGATGACCGGGCCGAGTACGAGCGCCTATGGGTGCTGTTCTCAAGCAGCATGGAGCTCCTGGAGGTGGACATGAAAAGGTCCCTGGAGATAGGGCAGGATTTCCCCCTCAAGGTGCCGACGAGACACCTCATCCAGACGGGGATGACCGGCAGCACCACCACGGTGGCGGCCAGGGCCATGAGCGTGCAGAACATGAAATACGAGGCGGACAGCAACATCGACACGGCGGACCTCCGGGACCTGCAGACCGAGATCTCCCAGGTGAGCCAGAtgatggaggagatggagatgaAGGTGCAGGTGGCGCCGTGGGCCGTCGAGGCGAAGCAGGAGGCGGGGGCCGAGCTCAAGTCCAACATGAGTGTAGGAAATTCCTCCGTGGGTGTCATCTCCATCTGCGAAGAGGAGCCCAAAGAGGAGGAGGGCGGAGGAGGCAGTAGTAAGGGCTTCGCGTCGATCTGCGCCGTGATTGTATTCTTTATCATCGTCTTTGCCGCTTTGATTCTAGGATATCTGGTCATCAACATGTCCTGA